The Kwoniella dendrophila CBS 6074 chromosome 3, complete sequence genome contains a region encoding:
- a CDS encoding OPT family small oligopeptide transporter has product MSEPPRPGTSSGRPSTSTGRRAGLGNSRRRQPTARLDTAASGISADELPEQEFYKEGDEDDEDFDEEEEEEEDEEVFAFHRPATAAVPGLGAISEYSTSAPPSSHLTSAPPSSHLTSAPTEESPNPSSGPEGSHLNTPGLSYTPRSMSVDGKVPTPTGVVDVGGHLPELTYDKENPPPFSGFHNPNNSSFAFTMSSADDSHGPIIARKSRRPHSGASLIDRLQRRRGSSARTGTATTNFTTTTDMSRISEDSGLSEPGLSYRPTTSNRRMKSSAPLISESDLTSEGGRGWSRGSYGMTEMTGDMTIPDGKTTWGDGLGGLHKEASDNGEESLGVLDPGMVEEDSPYPEVRASVSNIDDPDMPALTLRAWFLGILFVILGSGINTFFVFRTPAPYLSPLIVQVVAYPVGKFAAWLLPINTWKLPRFLGGSEISLNPGPFNIKEHTIIVMMANVAIGPAYAIYATVSSELWYKHKFGYGFDIMIILATQLTGFTMAGLCRRFVVWPASMIWPGNLVVTTNLNTLHAEEDGFQGGMSRFKFLVICMGGAFAYYFFPGFLFTALSYFSYACWIAPKNKVVNELFGVSTGLGMGVLTFDWTQITWVGSPLTTPWWAEVNVGVGFIFFFWILVPIMYYTNVWEFAYLPVNVIQAADRFSSEYDIFNILTDDLRLNETAYALYSPVYLSATFSMTFMMAFALATGLLVHTALYHGPRIYRAMINVKTEADDIHMKLMKHYPEVPDWWFLALFAVVFTLAVTALEVYHTELPVWGYIVAIAIPFVYIIPSAFIYAMTSQQPAMNLLAELIPGYMFQGQPIPGMLCKVFTVQTVVAGLAFIQDQKLGHYMKIPPRATFVAQITATVIACFIQSATKELMFAKIPDICAAGQKSLLTCASTKVFFTSSIIWGLIGPERLFSKGSLYYPQTYALIAGAIIPIPFWLWVRKYPKSIFRNLNFPIIFSGALFIPPATGVNYSSWLLTGFIFQFWVRRKKFAWWSKYNYVLSAALDIGTALSAIAIFLFLGLPGASVNWWGNTVYQKTADWDGIGAAYLDAPATGFGPDTWKI; this is encoded by the exons ATGTCAGAACCACCGCGTCCTGGGACTAGTTCTGGTCGACCTTCCACTTCAACTGGAAGACGAGCTGGCCTAGGTAATAGTCGACGAAGACAGCCTACAGCAAGATTAGATACTGCTGCTTCAGGTATTAGTGCGGATGAGTTACCTGAGCAAGAGTTTTATAAAGAGGGAGACGAAGACGATGAGGactttgatgaagaagaggaggaagaggaggatgaagaagttttTGCTTTTCACAGACCAGCAACTGCAGCTGTACCTGGTTTGGGAGCAATATCTGAGTACTCAACATCTGCACCACCTTCTAGTCATCTAACATCTGCACCACCTTCTAGTCATCTAACATCTGCACCAACAGAAGAATCACCAAACCCTTCAAGTGGACCTGAAGGAAGTCATCTCAATACACCAGGATTAAGTTATACACCACGTTCAATGTCAGTAGATGGGAAAGTACCTACACCTACAGGTGTAGTGGATGTTGGTGGACATTTACCTGAACTTACatatgataaagaaaatccaCCTCCATTCAGTGGTTTCCACAATCCGAACAATTCCTCCTTCGCTTTCACAATGTCATCGGCCGACGACTCTCATGGCCCGATTATAGCTAGAAAGTCAAGAAGACCTCATTCTGGTGCATCCCTCATAGATAGATTACAGCGTAGAAGAGGTTCTAGTGCCAGGACAGGAACAGCTACAACAAATTTCACCACTACTACCGATATGTCTAGGATATCAGAAGATTCCGGCCTATCTGAACCTGGTCTATCATATAGACCTACAACCTCAAATCGTAGAATGAAGTCATCAGCACCATTGATCTCGGAGAGTGATTTGACAAGTGAAGGTGGTCGAGGTTGGTCTAGAGGTAGTTATGGTATGACCGAAATGACGGGTGATATGACCATACCGGATGGTAAAACTACGTGGggtgatggtttaggtggtctACATAAAGAGGCTAGTGATAATGGAGAAGAAAGTTTAGGTGTACTGGATCCAGGTATGGTGGAAGAAGACAGTCCATATCCAGAAGTACGAGCTTCAGTTTCAAACATTGATGATCCTGACATGCCAG CTCTCACATTGCGAGCATGGTTTTTGGGGATACTCTTCGTAATTCTTGGTTCCGGTATCAATACATTCTTTGTCTTCCGAACACCAGCACCTTACCTTTCTCCTCTAATTGTGCA AGTCGTCGCATATCCTGTCGGTAAATTCGCAGCCTGGTTACTTCCCATCAATACTTGGAAATTACCACGCTTTCTAGGGGGATCAGAAATATCCCTAAACCCTGGTCcattcaatatcaaagaaCATACAATCATAGTAATGATGGCCAATGTAGCTATTGGACCAGCATATGCTATATACGCAACTGTTTCAAGTGAATTATGGTACAAGCATAAATTCGGTTATGGTTTTGACATTATGATAATTTTAGCAACTCAACTTACCGGATTCACAATGGCCGGTCTATGTAGACGATTTGTCGTATGGCCAGCTTCGATGATATGGCCTGGAAACTTGGTTGTCACCACCAACTTGAATACTCTACATGCAGAGGAAGATGGTTTCCAAGGTGGTATGAGTAGATTCAAATTCCTTGTCATCTGTATGGGTGGTGCATTCGCCTACTACTTCTTCCCCG GTTTCCTGTTCACTGCCTTGTCATACTTTTCTTACGCTTGTTGGATCGCCCCCAAAAACAAGGTCGTCAATGAGTTGTTTGGTGTTTCAACTGGTCTCGGCATGGGTGTTCTTACCTTTGATTGGACTCAGATAACTTGGGTCGGTTCTCCTTTGACCACTCCCTGGTGGGCTGAGGTAAATGTTGGTGTTGGcttcatattctttttctGGATCTTGGTCCCAATCATGTACTATACCAAT GTTTGGGAATTCGCTTATCTCCCTGTCAACGTTATTCAAGCAGCAGATCGTTTCAGTTCAGAATAcgatattttcaatatcCTCACAGACGATTTGCGATTAAACGAAACCGCTTATGCGCTATATTCACCGGTCTATTTATCTGCAACATTCTCAATGACTTTCATGATGGCTTTCGCTTTAGCTACTGGATTATTAGTACATACAGCACTGTATCATGGTCCCAGAATCTACAGAGCCATGATCAACGTCAAGACAGAAGCGGATGATATACATATGAAGTTAATGAAACACTATCCTGAAGTTCCCGATTGGTGGTTCTTAGCTTTATTCGCTGTTGTTTTTACTTTAGCGGTAACAGCTTTGGAGGTCTATCATACAGAATTACCCGTATGGGGATATATTGTAGCCATAGCTATACCTTTCGTTTACATCATTCCTTCAGCTTTTATCTACGCTATGACATCTCAACAACCTGCAATGAACCTTTTAGCCGAATTGATTCCTGGTTATATGTTCCAAGGTCAACCTATCCCTGGTATG TTATGTAAAGTGTTTACTGTTCAAACGGTAGTAGCTGGATTAGCATTCATTCAGGATCAAAAGTTAGGGCATTATATGAAAATTCCACCAAGAGCAACTTTTGTAGCTCAAATAACAGCAACCGTCATAGCTTGTTTCATTCAAAGTGCAACTAAAGAACTTATGTTTGCTAAGATTCCTGATATATGTGCGGCCGGACAAAAATCTCTCTTAACATGCGCTTCAACCAAAGTCTTCTTCACTTCTTCTATTATTTG GGGATTAATTGGACCGGAAAGATTATTCAGTAAAGGCTCATTGTATTACCCACAAACATATGCTTTGATTGCTGGTGCAATCATACCAATACCATTCTGGTTATGGGTTAGAAAATAtcctaaatcaattttcagAAATTTGAATTTCCCTATCATTTTTAGTGGAGCTTTATTCATCCCACCTGCAACAGGTGTTAATTATTCAAGTTGGTTGTTAACTGgtttcatcttccaattttGGGTAAGAAGGAAGAAATTTGCTTGGTGGTCCAAA TACAATTACGTCTTGTCAGCTGCTTTAGATATCGGTACAGCTCTTTCTGCAATTGcaattttccttttcttggGTTTGCCTGGTGCTTCAGTGAATTGGTGGGGTAATACTGTATATCAGAAGA CTGCCGATTGGGATGGTATTGGGGCCGCTTATTTGGATGCTCCAGCTACAGGTTTTGGACCGGATACATGGaaaatatag